In the genome of Rhodamnia argentea isolate NSW1041297 chromosome 3, ASM2092103v1, whole genome shotgun sequence, one region contains:
- the LOC115727694 gene encoding protein RGF1 INDUCIBLE TRANSCRIPTION FACTOR 1, translated as MFVGGEAHQLQLPRWLQALLTEKFFNACIIHEEVRKNEKNIFCLDCSTSLCPHCFSLHRSHRLLQIRRYVYHDVIRLDDAAKLIDCAYVQAYITNSAKVVFLNQRPQAKQCRGSGNTCSTCERSLQDPFLFCSLYCKIDYLIRTEGGLSNYLLECNFLPLPDPGLDDGLLTPDSVLELAGSNRTISSGSGGYGGVGCKALACTAATDFVVRKKRTSMLVCNNSPCRPVEPASASLMNRRKKTPHRAPLH; from the exons ATG TTTGTGGGGGGTGAAGCGCACCAGCTGCAGCTTCCGAGGTGGCTGCAGGCGCTGCTGACGGAGAAGTTCTTCAACGCCTGCATAATTCACGAGGAGGTCCGCAAGAACGAGAAGAACATCTTCTGCTTGGACTGCAGCACCAGCTTGTGCCCTCACTGCTTCTCTCTCCATCGCTCCCACCGTCTCTTGCAG ATAAGGAGGTACGTGTACCATGATGTCATCCGGCTGGACGATGCTGCCAAGCTGATCGACTGTGCTTATGTCCAA GCATACATAACAAATAGTGCAAAAGTGGTATTTTTGAACCAGAGGCCGCAGGCGAAGCAGTGCAGAGGCTCCGGTAACACCTGCAGCACTTGCGAAAGGAGTCTCCAAGACCCTTTTCTCTTCTGTTCTCTTTATTGCAAG ATTGACTACCTCATTAGGACAGAAGGTGGGCTCTCCAACTATCTCCTGGAGTGCAACTTCTTGCCCCTGCCCGACCCGGGCCTGGACGACGGCCTCCTGACCCCCGACTCGGTCCTCGAGCTGGCTGGCTCGAACCGGACAATCTCCAGTGGATCCGGAGGGTACGGCGGGGTCGGGTGCAAGGCCCTAGCCTGCACCGCGGCCACCGACTTTGTCGTGAGGAAGAAGCGGACCAGCATGCTGGTCTGCAACAACAGCCCGTGCAGGCCGGTCGAACCGGCTTCGGCGAGCCTGATGAACCGGAGGAAGAAGACTCCTCATAGGGCTCCTCTACACTGA